A region of the Herpetosiphon gulosus genome:
GTTAAATGGGTTTCGGTGTGTTGATAGATACGAACTTGCTCAAATTGTTGATGGAGCGCGGTTTCTTGGTCTTGAATACCCGGTTCAGCACAGGCCATCAAGGTTGACACGAGCGGGCCGATCCGAATGGTTGTTCCGTCGATCGTGATGCCGCCACCATACCCATTACAGCCACCATCGCCTGAGACCTGACTGGCGGACTCAATCACAAATGGTAATGGCTTGCTGCCGACCAACGGTTTCCCATTAATGGTTAACACATTCCAGCGTGAGCCAATTAACGCGGCTTCGTCAACGATCGTGGGAGCATTGGTTGGCTGTATGGTTGCAGCTGGTGTGCTCCCACACCCAGCTAACACGATGGTGATCAGCAGGATACTGATTATCGAACGCATGCGTAAATTCTCCATGAATATGGTGATCAGTTGATG
Encoded here:
- a CDS encoding META domain-containing protein — its product is MRSIISILLITIVLAGCGSTPAATIQPTNAPTIVDEAALIGSRWNVLTINGKPLVGSKPLPFVIESASQVSGDGGCNGYGGGITIDGTTIRIGPLVSTLMACAEPGIQDQETALHQQFEQVRIYQHTETHLTLLDAEGSVIITMVRQPVP